Proteins from a genomic interval of Acidimicrobiales bacterium:
- a CDS encoding MFS transporter — protein sequence MSAPRTATTEAVVDDAGLAAALEPRRRVVLEQAAGDGVFEAAGGPVADYRRTVTTEALGGGRHRVRQTVEYRLDLPFFGPLFRWPVRRELSRLAPGHGVPWWAPPDRLDPRAAQMLAALCALSVVVGYLGTVLTQTITFAADEFGAGKGAQGVALAAVRADVAVALVLVAMADRRGRRRVLLLSSTAGCILTATAALAPSLAFLAASQVVTRGFVTAAVIVLTVAAAEEMPKGSRAYAVSLLAMTAALGAGLCVFLLRLADLAGGWRLLFAFGLLGLPAVRAVGARLSESRRFQAPHERAGMAGHGRRFWLLAVSAFLFNLFFAPASQFGNEYLRTERGFSGAQISLFTILTATPGGIGVVVGGRLAERGRRTVGAVALLAGVGATVLMYQTSGWGMWAWSTIGSIVGGATIPALGVYGPELFPTSLRGRANGIIAVLGRAGSVVGLVGAGLLADSFGRLGPALALLALGPAALALLVLLAYPETAHTELEDLNPEDAPPGPPA from the coding sequence GTGAGCGCGCCGCGCACGGCGACCACGGAGGCCGTCGTCGACGACGCCGGGCTGGCGGCCGCCCTCGAGCCGCGGCGGCGGGTGGTGCTGGAGCAGGCGGCCGGCGACGGCGTCTTCGAGGCGGCCGGCGGGCCGGTCGCCGACTACCGGCGGACGGTCACCACCGAGGCGCTGGGCGGCGGCCGCCACCGGGTCCGCCAGACCGTCGAGTACCGGCTCGACCTGCCGTTCTTCGGGCCGCTGTTCCGCTGGCCGGTCCGGCGGGAGCTGTCCCGGTTGGCGCCCGGGCACGGCGTCCCCTGGTGGGCGCCGCCCGACCGCCTCGACCCGCGCGCCGCCCAGATGCTGGCCGCCCTGTGCGCCCTGTCCGTCGTCGTCGGCTACCTCGGCACCGTCCTCACCCAGACGATCACGTTCGCGGCAGACGAGTTCGGCGCCGGCAAGGGCGCCCAGGGCGTTGCCCTGGCGGCGGTGCGGGCCGACGTCGCCGTTGCCCTCGTGCTGGTCGCCATGGCCGACCGGCGGGGCCGCCGCCGGGTCCTCCTCCTGTCCAGCACCGCCGGCTGCATCCTCACCGCCACCGCCGCCCTGGCGCCGTCGCTCGCCTTCCTGGCCGCCAGCCAGGTGGTGACCCGGGGGTTCGTCACGGCCGCCGTGATCGTCCTCACGGTGGCCGCCGCCGAGGAGATGCCCAAGGGGTCGCGCGCCTACGCGGTGAGCCTGCTCGCCATGACCGCCGCCCTGGGGGCCGGCCTGTGCGTGTTCCTGCTCCGCCTCGCCGACCTGGCCGGCGGGTGGCGCCTCCTGTTCGCCTTCGGCCTGCTCGGGCTGCCGGCCGTGCGCGCCGTGGGTGCCCGGCTGTCGGAGAGCCGGCGCTTCCAGGCGCCCCACGAGCGGGCCGGGATGGCCGGGCACGGCCGGCGCTTCTGGCTGCTGGCGGTGTCGGCCTTCCTGTTCAACCTGTTCTTCGCGCCGGCGTCGCAGTTCGGCAACGAGTACCTGCGCACCGAGCGGGGCTTCAGCGGCGCCCAGATCTCCCTCTTCACCATCCTCACGGCCACGCCCGGGGGCATCGGCGTGGTGGTCGGCGGCCGACTGGCCGAGCGGGGCCGGCGGACGGTCGGGGCCGTCGCCCTGCTGGCCGGCGTGGGGGCCACCGTCCTCATGTACCAGACGTCGGGCTGGGGCATGTGGGCGTGGTCGACCATCGGCTCGATCGTGGGCGGCGCCACCATCCCCGCCCTCGGCGTCTACGGGCCCGAGCTGTTCCCGACGTCGCTGCGGGGACGGGCCAACGGCATCATCGCCGTGCTGGGCCGGGCCGGCAGCGTGGTCGGGCTGGTCGGGGCCGGGCTGCTCGCCGACTCGTTCGGCCGGCTGGGGCCCGCCCTCGCCCTCCTCGCCCTCGGTCCCGCCGCCCTCGCCCTCCTCGTGTTGCTCGCCTACCCGGAGACGGCCCACACCGAGCTGGAGGACCTCAACCCCGAGGACGCCCCGCCCGGACCACCGGCGTGA
- a CDS encoding alpha/beta family hydrolase: MTAAPTAALLLTPGASASRDQPALVAIDDAVAAAGVAVERMDFPYKKAGRRAPDRPPVLVSAVVEGAAALAASAGVAPGRIALGGRSMGGRICSMAAADGLPCLALVLVSYPLHPPGRPDKLRVDHFPRLDVPCLFVSGTRDAFAGRDELEEHTAAIPGGATHVWLEGGDHGLRGRDAAVAEAVAAWLTPVVRAGRPRG; this comes from the coding sequence GTGACCGCCGCGCCCACCGCCGCCCTCCTGCTCACGCCGGGGGCCTCGGCCTCGCGCGACCAGCCCGCCCTGGTGGCCATCGACGATGCGGTGGCCGCCGCCGGCGTGGCCGTGGAGCGCATGGACTTCCCGTACAAGAAGGCCGGCCGCCGGGCCCCCGACCGCCCGCCCGTGCTCGTGTCGGCGGTGGTCGAGGGTGCCGCCGCCCTGGCCGCTTCCGCCGGCGTGGCGCCCGGGCGCATCGCCCTCGGCGGCCGGTCCATGGGAGGGCGGATCTGCTCCATGGCGGCCGCCGACGGCCTGCCCTGCCTCGCCCTGGTGCTCGTGTCCTACCCGCTGCACCCACCGGGGCGGCCCGACAAGCTGCGGGTCGACCACTTCCCCCGGCTCGACGTCCCCTGCCTGTTCGTCTCGGGCACCCGCGACGCGTTCGCCGGGCGCGACGAGCTGGAGGAGCACACGGCCGCCATACCCGGGGGGGCGACGCACGTGTGGCTGGAGGGCGGCGACCACGGGCTGCGGGGCCGCGACGCCGCCGTGGCCGAGGCGGTCGCCGCCTGGCTCACGCCGGTGGTCCGGGCGGGGCGTCCTCGGGGTTGA
- a CDS encoding M20 family metallopeptidase, with protein MRSAVDADALVERARALVAVDTQNPPGRERDAIGACRQMLAPLGARFEEFEPEPGRASLLATVGPGDGPVLIVNGHLDVVPVHRAGWTRDPFAGELDGGRLYGRGTADMKGGIAAAVEALAALRRAGRPPACDVAFHLVADEERGGARGTGALVAAGRVRGDACLVPEPTGLAVCVAERGLFTATITVHGRPAHGSQPSEGVSAVEKAAKVVLALHGADFGDEDHELLGRPTCNIGVIEGGTGHNTVAERCTVVADRRLLPGATRESAEAELRARIDAIGDPDLRYDLEPDVVGEASELDRDHPFVAQVQSAFAAVLGRHAPVIGMRFTTDARFVRNQAGIPAVVCGPGEIAQAHTNDEWVAVDQLVDAAAVYAELFATFTG; from the coding sequence GTGCGCAGCGCCGTGGACGCCGACGCCCTGGTCGAGCGGGCCCGCGCCCTGGTCGCGGTGGACACCCAGAACCCGCCCGGGCGCGAGCGGGACGCCATCGGCGCCTGCCGCCAGATGCTCGCGCCGCTGGGCGCCCGCTTCGAGGAGTTCGAGCCGGAGCCGGGCCGGGCCTCCCTGCTGGCCACCGTCGGCCCCGGCGACGGGCCCGTGCTGATCGTGAACGGCCACCTCGACGTGGTCCCCGTCCACCGGGCGGGCTGGACGCGCGACCCCTTCGCCGGCGAGCTCGACGGCGGCCGCCTCTACGGGCGGGGCACGGCGGACATGAAGGGCGGCATCGCCGCCGCCGTCGAGGCCCTGGCCGCCCTGCGCCGGGCCGGTCGCCCGCCCGCCTGCGACGTGGCGTTCCACCTCGTCGCCGACGAGGAGCGGGGCGGGGCCAGGGGGACGGGCGCCCTCGTCGCCGCGGGACGGGTCCGCGGCGACGCCTGCCTGGTGCCCGAGCCCACCGGCCTGGCCGTGTGCGTGGCCGAGCGGGGCCTGTTCACCGCCACCATCACCGTGCACGGCCGGCCCGCCCACGGCAGCCAGCCCAGCGAGGGCGTGTCGGCCGTGGAGAAGGCCGCCAAGGTCGTCCTCGCCCTCCACGGCGCCGACTTCGGGGACGAGGACCACGAGCTGCTCGGGCGGCCCACCTGCAACATCGGCGTCATCGAGGGCGGCACGGGCCACAACACGGTGGCCGAGCGCTGCACCGTCGTCGCCGACCGCCGCCTGCTGCCGGGCGCCACGAGGGAGTCGGCGGAGGCCGAGCTGCGGGCCCGCATCGACGCCATCGGCGACCCCGACCTCCGCTACGACCTCGAACCGGACGTCGTCGGCGAGGCCTCGGAGCTGGACCGGGACCACCCGTTCGTGGCGCAGGTGCAGTCGGCGTTCGCCGCCGTGCTCGGGCGCCATGCCCCGGTGATCGGCATGCGCTTCACCACCGACGCCCGGTTCGTCCGCAACCAGGCGGGCATCCCCGCCGTGGTGTGCGGGCCGGGGGAGATCGCCCAGGCGCACACGAACGACGAGTGGGTGGCCGTCGACCAGCTGGTCGACGCCGCCGCCGTCTACGCCGAGCTGTTCGCCACCTTCACGGGGTGA